The following coding sequences are from one Dreissena polymorpha isolate Duluth1 chromosome 8, UMN_Dpol_1.0, whole genome shotgun sequence window:
- the LOC127841456 gene encoding uncharacterized protein LOC127841456 encodes MSRKLLCSFGIAVLFSIADSRAVRQDSSTSGANALGWGSNGSGGGDGGFGSPSGGGSAALGGNNGGSGGFGAPDGSNPPGGGFGGPSSGGFGDPGNSSGSSNPFGGSFGGPSSGGFGTPGNGSGSSSGKDALGWGSNGSGGGDGGFGSPSGGGSAAQGANNGGSSGIGAPNGSNPLGGGFGGPSSGGFGDPGNSSGSSNPFGGSFGGPSSGGFGAPGNSSGNSNPFGGSFGGDGSGGFGAPTGNGPNPFGTPSGNGGSDNSASSFGSGSGFGQAGNQTGNGFGGDFGGGGFGVANGTNPWGPSGGYSTSGNPWGGQTAGQGTSNDGGFGENGSGNSFSFPGGMVGK; translated from the exons ATGTCTCGCAAACTGTTATGCTCCTTTGGAATTGCAGTGCTTTTCTCCATTGctg aCAGTCGCGCGGTAAGGCAGGACAGCAGTACGTCTGGGGCAAACGCCTTGGGGTGGGGAAGCAATGGTTCCGGTGGAGGCGACGGGGGTTTCGGTTCCCCATCAGGCGGCGGCTCTGCAGCCCTAGGGGGAAATAACGGAGGCAGTGGCGGCTTCGGAGCTCCTGATGGCTCAAACCCACCAGGAGGAGGTTTTGGAGGCCCTAGCAGTGGTGGGTTTGGTGATCCGGGTAACAGCTCCGGAAGTTCAAATCCATTCGGCGGAAGTTTTGGCGGTCCTAGCAGCGGTGGATTTGGAACTCCAGGAAACGGCTCCGGTAGTTCGTCTGGAAAAGACGCCTTGGGGTGGGGAAGCAATGGTTCCGGTGGAGGCGACGGAGGTTTCGGTTCCCCATCAGGCGGCGGCTCTGCAGCCCAAGGGGCAAACAACGGCGGCAGTAGCGGCATCGGAGCTCCTAATGGTTCAAACCCATTAGGAGGAGGTTTTGGGGGTCCTAGCAGTGGTGGGTTTGGAGATCCAGGTAACAGCTCCGGAAGTTCAAACCCGTTCGGCGGAAGTTTTGGAGGTCCAAGCAGTGGAGGATTTGGCGCCCCAGGTAACAGCTCCGGAAATTCGAATCCGTTTGGCGGAAGTTTTGGAGGAGATGGCTCAGGAGGCTTCGGTGCTCCGACGGGTAATGGGCCCAATCCATTCGGCACGCCAAGCGGAAACGGGGGATCCGACAATAGCGCATCCAGCTTTGGTTCCGGTAGTGGTTTCGGGCAAGCAGGAAACCAAACAGGAAACGGGTTTGGTGGTGACTTTGGTGGCGGCGGTTTCGGGGTTGCGAACGGCACCAATCCTTGGGGACCAAGTGGAGGTTATTCTACTTCCGGGAACCCCTGGGGAGGACAGACCGCGGGCCAAGGTACGAGCAACGACGGCGGGTTTGGAGAAAATGGTTCTGGCAATTCATTTTCATTTCCTGGCGGTATGGTTGGGAAGTAG